In the genome of Drosophila yakuba strain Tai18E2 chromosome 3R, Prin_Dyak_Tai18E2_2.1, whole genome shotgun sequence, one region contains:
- the LOC6537586 gene encoding uncharacterized protein LOC6537586 isoform X1 — MFTTSISIAVLHLLLLVSFGGAHTLPPVVQMGGAIVAAVEQDAEQEAAAEERQRVERQWLSMAETQLHSLIRDDLSPDAVNKMLETWSTEGRGKQKKQKKLKKMVYPILAAVAIAKMVLLPLVLKWLTALSTSSFVMGKIALVTSGVLALKWILAGGHARDRLEIVHSHTPLVKGLHGSDLSSSGSSWIPIRQPFIPLVSKDHNLDNLYKPFL, encoded by the exons ATGTTCACGACTTCGATCTCAATTGCCGTTCTTCACTTGCTCCTGCTGGTGTCCTTCGGAGGAGCGCACACCCTTCCGCCGGTGGTGCAGATGGGTGGTGCAATCGTGGCCGCCGTCGAGCAGGATGCCGAGCAGGAAGCCGCCGCCGAGGAGCGGCAGCGGGTCGAGCGACAGTGGCTATCGATGGCCGAAACACAATTGCACAGCCTGATAAGAGACGACTTGAGTCCAGATGCGGTAAACAAGATGCTGGAGACGTGGTCTACCGAAG GTCGCGGTAAgcagaaaaagcaaaaaaagcTCAAGAAAATGGTATATCCGATTCTAGCTGCTGTAGCCATTGCCAAAATGGTTTTGCTACCCTTGGTCCTCAAATGGCTGACGGCGCTTTCGACCTCATCGTTTGTCATGGGCAAAATCGCATTGGTCACATCCGGTGTTTTGGCTCTGAAATGGATTTTGGCTGGAGGACATGCACGCGATCGTCTGGAGATAGTTCACTCTCATACACCACTCGTTAAAGGATTACACGGCAGTGATTTGTCCTCAAGTGGAAGCAGTTGGATACCTATTCGACAGCCCTTTATACCTTTGGTATCCAAAGACCATAACCTTGACAATCTTTATAAGCCATTTTTATAG
- the LOC6537589 gene encoding uncharacterized protein LOC6537589, which yields MKVFAIACVTLLAASCAFAAPSVQDNRVEGDNTLGRAARYLGACLESDDMATCLAVKGITALNRAARSNNIELATGVTFQRDPASPVARTGKSLSEQDVYAELPQNADERTGRLVDLAVSSAADFLSTHNLEFKLPAETTQQVARALDEGRGKIKKMLGPVALAIGAKLFAVIPLVLGFLALLTFKAVIVAKLAFFLAILVGGSRLLGGFGNKFGGNSLAGAYNSNAWSAPASAGWSSGASSSYPYARSISEDGSDAQQLAYAGQQQQ from the exons ATGAAAGTGTTTGCCATCGCTTGTGTGACCCTATTGGCGGCCAGCTGCGCCTTCGCCGCGCCCAGTGTTCAAGACAACCGGGTCGAGGGCGACAATACCCTGGGCCGGGCCGCCCGGTATCTGGGCGCCTGTCTGGAGAGCGACGACATGGCCACCTGCCTGGCCGTCAAGGGCATCACCGCCCTCAACCGCGCCGCTAGGAGCAACAACATCGAGCTGGCCACCGGAGTCACCTTCCAGAG AGATCCCGCCAGTCCCGTTGCCCGCACTGGAAAATCGCTGAGCGAACAGGATGTCTATGCCGAGCTACCCCAGAATGCCGATGAGCGTACTGGTCGTCTAGTGGATCTGGCCGTCTCTAGCGCCGCCGATTTCCTGAGCACACACAACTTGGAGTTCAAGCTGCCCGCTGAGACCACCCAGCAGGTGGCTCGTGCCCTCGATGAAG GTCGTGGCAAGATCAAGAAGATGCTGGGACCCGTGGCTCTGGCCATTGGCGCAAAGCTGTTCGCCGTCATTCCCCTGGTGCTCGGTTTCCTTGCCCTGCTGACGTTCAAGGCCGTGATCGTGGCCAAGTTGGCCTTCTTCCTGGCCATCTTGGTCGGCGGCTCCCGCCTGCTGGGCGGATTTGGCAACAAGTTTGGCGGAAACTCCTTGGCCGGAGCCTACAACTCAAACGCCTGGTCCGCTCCTGCCAGCGCCGGTTGGAGCTCGGGAGCCTCCTCGTCCTATCCCTATGCCCGCAGCATCAGCGAAGATGGATCCGATGCCCAGCAGTTGGCCTACgccggccagcagcagcagtag
- the LOC6537582 gene encoding uncharacterized protein LOC6537582 — protein sequence MESRLGLLIALLLAAFQAWAMETPPNFSQNSTESGLLRTVRHIYGQCSDSEDIFWCCKVQGVRLLGRALKVPQLGIVDGVSLVRRESFNQDTRSGRSSLLESQLSNRDLEHMSGKSLDALLLERFLSFVHSHQLQVNLPRLLRFGERNGQDWLQHLIGYFLPSSESEGRKKKDDKKYLGPFIAAVLLKTAILKMAYHSIAIVAGKALIVGKIALIISAIIGLKKLVGHDGGEKTTYEIVKHPQVQQSHTYSSSHQGEYDTGGHDGGSYHRSIDDEMMMQDKAYQAWMPHVAASASPAAKGSR from the coding sequence ATGGAATCGCGTCTGGGTCTGCTTATCGCCCTGCTGCTGGCGGCCTTTCAGGCCTGGGCCATGGAAACCCCGCCGAACTTTAGTCAGAACTCCACTGAGAGCGGACTGCTGCGAACAGTGCGTCATATCTATGGACAGTGTTCGGATAGCGAGGACATTTTCTGGTGCTGCAAGGTGCAGGGAGTTCGTCTCCTGGGTCGGGCTCTGAAGGTTCCGCAACTGGGGATCGTGGATGGTGTTAGTTTGGTGCGGCGTGAGTCCTTTAACCAGGACACGCGGAGTGGGCGCTCCAGCCTGCTCGAGAGCCAGCTCAGCAATCGCGATCTCGAGCACATGTCGGGAAAGAGTCTGGACGCACTGCTGCTGGAGCGGTTTCTCAGCTTTGTCCACAGTCATCAGCTGCAGGTGAATCTACCACGGTTGCTGCGGTTTGGCGAGCGGAATGGCCAGGATTGGCTGCAGCACCTGATCGGCTACTTTCTGCCATCCAGCGAGAGTGAGGGTCGCAAAAAGAAGGATGACAAAAAGTATCTGGGACCCTTCATTGCCGCCGTTCTGCTTAAGACCGCAATACTGAAGATGGCATACCACTCGATCGCCATTGTAGCGGGAAAGGCGTTGATTGTGGGCAAGATAGCGCTGATCATCAGTGCTATAATCGGGCTGAAAAAACTGGTGGGTCACGACGGCGGCGAGAAGACCACCTACGAGATCGTCAAGCATCCGCAGGTGCAACAGAGCCACACATACTCGTCCAGTCACCAGGGTGAGTACGATACTGGTGGCCATGACGGAGGATCCTACCACCGCAGCATCGACGACGAGATGATGATGCAGGACAAGGCTTACCAGGCCTGGATGCCCCACGTGGCCGCATCCGCTTCGCCCGCCGCCAAGGGATCCCGATAA
- the LOC6537583 gene encoding uncharacterized protein LOC6537583, whose amino-acid sequence MIFKQWPWQALISLLCVLFLASSCGAATEQLSSPSQPSPSPSQSAGARTLLRVYDECTRAEAGFVPCLKKKAISFIDRLAPIDAINVADGIKLVRLETAPRPPAASENELESSLPRSGSDRDAKLTNMLIERLSYFFNGHSLQVSFPKLTSDEIGRGLEEGRGKMKKMMGMMMMGMAMKMMGMIPIAMGALYILAGKALIISKIALLLAGIIGLKKLMSGKSSGGSSGWSSGGGGGGGGGWSSGGGGGGGGGWDRRSLTEAQELAYRAHHQEQAGHAQSHPQLQHPHPKVAVPQVSKS is encoded by the exons ATGATATTTAAGCAGTGGCCCTGGCAGGCCCTTATCAGCCTGCTCTGCGTGTTGTTCCTCGCCAGCAGTTGTGGGGCGGCCACCGAGCAGCTAAGCAGCCCATCCCAGCCCAGTCCCAGCCCATCCCAAAGCGCCGGGGCACGGACCCTTCTCCGGGTCTACGACGAATGCACCCGCGCCGAGGCCGGATTTGTGCCATGTCTGAAAAAGAAGGCCATATCATTCATCGACCGCCTGGCCCCCATCGATGCCATCAACGTGGCCGATGGCATCAAGCTGGTGCGCCTGGAAACAGCTCCACGTCCTCCGGCTGCGAGCGAGAACGAGCTGGAGTCCTCGTTGCCGCGCTCCGGGAGCGATCGGGATGCCAAGCTCACCAACATGCTGATTGAGCGGCTCAGCTACTTCTTCAACGGGCATTCCCTGCAGGTCAGCTTCCCCAAGCTCACGTCCGATGAGATTGGACGCGGACTAGAGGAAG GTCGTGGTAAAATGAAGAAGATGATGggcatgatgatgatgggcaTGGCCATGAAGATGATGGGCATGATTCCGATTGCCATGGGAGCGCTCTACATACTGGCAGGCAAGGCACTGATCATCTCGAAGATCGCCCTGCTCCTGGCGGGCATAATCGGGCTGAAGAAGCTGATGTCCGGCAAGTCGTCAGGCGGCAGTTCCGGCTGGTCCTccggaggcggcggcggaggcggcggtggtTGGTCATCcggaggcggtggcggtggaggcggTGGCTGGGACCGTCGATCCCTGACCGAGGCTCAGGAGCTGGCCTACCGAGCCCACCACCAGGAGCAGGCGGGCCACGCCCAGAGCCACCCGCAGCTgcagcatccgcatccgaaAGTTGCGGTGCCGCAAGTGAGCAAGTCGTAG
- the LOC6537585 gene encoding uncharacterized protein LOC6537585, with product MWQRQVLVLSICGLIRMEVARCSVSRYNGATSARNQSPQLKVEMNAWQPFTQHNNWLILHATAPSSMQPEQTGIRERRKEPERLPVNFYAYNHRYNESSPSPGGNYKPNPSNDPSSYVLAISQQMRRGQLLRQLPKADEVEPEVHKVAVTLTQPTQVNADDDNNHDDGNRILPVGPGDAEQASLRDIDSYLAPFERALVKVSEFCDALRSAISDGEDQTGSNKLDAAAGESAAAGAAHPAGATSKELMFQGRSQRLASAESEGRKLKKLKKKIQKLFFPLLIAYKLKFLTLIPVLIGGLTLLVGTTGLAGFFFALFTAVMSLKSSGGGGHASKSLVLKKLR from the exons ATGTGGCAGCGACAGGTGTTAGTGCTCAGCATTTGCGGGCTCATAAGAATGGAGGTGGCGAGGTGCAGCGTTAGTCGCTATAATGGTGCTACTTCCGCCCGCAACCAGAGCCCGCAGCTAAAGGTGGAGATGAATGCTTGGCAGCCATTCACTCAGCACAACAATTGGCTTATCCTCCACGCGACCGCACCCAGTTCCATGCAGCCGGAGCAGACTGGCATCCGGGAAAGGCGAAAGGAACCGGAACGACTTCCTGTCAATTTCTACGCCTACAACCATCGCTATAACGAGAGCTCCCCATCGCCGGGCGGAAATTACAAACCGAATCCTTCCAACGATCCATCCAGCTATGTCCTGGCCATCAGCCAACAGATGCGGCGGGGCCAACTCCTACGCCAGCTGCCGAAAGCGGATGAAGTCGAGCCGGAAGTTCACAAGGTGGCTGTAACTTTAACCCAGCCAACCCAGGTTAATGCTGATGACGATAATAATCACGATGATGGAAACAGAATCCTTCCCGTGGGACCAGGAGATGCCGAACAGGCGTCGCTCCGGGATATTGATTCCTATTTGGCGCCTTTTGAACGAGCCCTGGTGAAAGTTAGCGAATTCTGCGACGCCCTGAGAAGCGCGATTAGCGACGGGGAAG ATCAGACGGGTTCAAATAAATTGGATGCCGCCGCAGgagaatcagcagcagcaggtgccgCACATCCAGCAGGTGCAACTTCAAAGGAGCTGATGTTTCAAGGTCGCTCTCAACGTCTGGCATCGGCGGAATCCGAGGGCCGCAAGCTCAAGAAGCTAAAGAAGAAGATCCAGAAGCTCTTTTTCCCCCTGCTGATTGCCTACAAGCTCAAGTTCCTCACCCTCATCCCGGTCCTCATCGGCGGACTCACTCTGCTCGTGGGCACCACGGGCCTCGCCGGCTTCTTCTTCGCTCTCTTTACGGCCGTAATGAGCCTAAAGAGCTCCGGAGGTGGCGGCCATGCCAGCAAGTCGCTCGTCTTGAAAAAGCTCAGATGA
- the LOC120321792 gene encoding uncharacterized protein LOC120321792 gives METIGADDYTAAELRNWCEKLSMQKSGNKATLAARLNGVPPEARGVCPVIGELEGEIANNDLEHEIVGESAPEVDMESPRSMIEDAAAGVVPPSSEHCTNAESMNVHDDARPSTSTNHRDSELAREEHFPEVSTQFDAMQRQLRLLQLENEMLKLESARRHNAATSDQNSAATSGHNKATPLIRSSVAKPNQHKDATQDQEVAGGDARSEEAFVNKQTLLAMAKEMIPIFDGASNNKLNVSTWVAQLNAVSKMFKLSDDVIRMLVMSKLKDHAQIWLHSSERLLTLPVQELLFQLGEAFHGKESKIISRRKFQERKWKPSEDFSTYFKEKTLLATQIRIDDEELIDNIIEGIPDSLLRQQAHMHCFNSSAQMLHAFAKVSLRKPLLSPAGRVKVSFDKEPGSAPPKRCFNCNAVGHFAADCRKPKREYGACYACGSKDHLVYNCTERKFVSDNEYNA, from the exons atGGAAACCATCGGTGCGGACGATTATACAGCAGCAGAACTGCGCAATTGGTGTGAAAAGCTCAGCATGCAGAAAAGCGGTAACAAGGCCACGCTTGCGGCGCGATTGAACGGTGTGCCCCCAGAAGCCCGAGGAGTTTGCCCGGTGATTGGCGAATTAGAAGGCGAAATCGCTAACAATGATTTGGAGCACGAAATCGTCGGAGAGTCAGCACCAGAGGTCGACATGGAAAGCCCAAGGAGCATGATCGAGGACGCCGCCGCTGGAGTGGTGCCGCCAAGCAGCGAACACTGCACCAATGCTGAAAGCATGAATGTTCATGACGACGCCAGGCCCTCAACATCTACCAATCATCGCGATTCGGAGTTGGCACGCGAGGAACATTTTCCAGAAGTTTCTACGCAGTTCGACGCCATGCAGCGTCAACTAAGGCTGCTCCAATTGGAAAACGAAATGTTGAAATTGGAATCTGCTCGACGCCATAACGCTGCCACATCGGATCAAAACAGCGCTGCCACATCGGGTCATAACAAGGCTACCCCACTAATTCGAAGCAGTGTTGCCAAACCAAATCAACACAAGGATGCCACTCAAGATCAAGAAGTCGCTGGCGGAGATGCCAGATCGGAGGAAGcatttgtaaataaacaaacattgcTAGCAATGGCCAAGGAAATGATTCCGATATTCGACGGTGCTTCTAACAACAAACTCAATGTTAGCACATGGGTCGCCCAGCTCAACGCGGtctcaaaaatgtttaagctAAGCGACGATGTAATTCGCATGCTAGTGATGTCCAAATTAAAGGACCATGCTCAAATTTGGTTGCACTCTTCGGAACGTTTGCTGACTTTGCCGGTTCAAGAACTTCTATTTCAACTTGGTGAAGCTTTCCACGGTAAGGAGAGCAAAATAATATCTCGACGCAAGTTTCAAGAGCGCAAGTGGAAACCGTCGGAAGATTTCTCCACATACTTCAAAGAAAAAACGCTGTTGGCTACACAGATTCGAATAGACGATGAGGAGCTAATCGACAACATCATTGAAGGGATTCCCGACTCCCTTCTACGACAACAGGCACACAtgcactgttttaattcgTCTGCGCAGATGTTGCACGCATTTGCCAAGGTCTCGTTACGTAAACCGCTACTTTCTCCGGCTGGACGTGTTAAGGTTTCGTTCGATAAGGAACCTGGTTCGGCGCCTCCAAAAAGGTGCTTCAATTGCAATGCTGTTGGGCATTTCGCCGCCGACTGCCGCAAGCCCAAGCGCGAGTATGGAGCCTGCTACGCATGTGGCAGTAAGGATCATCTGGTGTACAACTGCACTGAGAGGAAGTTCGTATCCGACAACGAATAT AATGCCTAA
- the LOC6537584 gene encoding ctenidin-1, protein MKVFVCLLALAATLATANAGLLNLLKGGGGGGGYGGGYGGGYGGGGYGGESTVKVIKVITDSGAGGGYGGGYGGGHGGGGWSSGGYGGGYGGGYGGGYGGGYGGGYGGGSTVKIIKVITDSGSGGGWNSGSYGGSYGGSYGGGYGGQSGWWKTK, encoded by the exons ATGAAA gtatttgtatgtcttcTGGCTCTGGCAGCCACTCTGGCAACCGCCAACGCGGGTCTCCTCAATCTGCTTAAgggaggcggtggtggtggcggatACGGTGGTGGATACGGAGGCGGTTACGGAGGTGGTGGCTATGGAGGCGAGAGCACGGTGAAGGTCATTAAAGTGATCACCGATTCCGGAGCTGGCGGGGGCTATGGTGGCGGATACGGAGGTGGACACGGTGGAGGCGGCTGGAGCTCTGGCGGCTATGGTGGTGGCTATGGAGGTGGCTATGGAGGTGGTTACGGAGGTGGCTATGGCGGTGGATACGGAGGTGGCAGCactgttaaaataattaaggTGATAACCGATTCTGGATCCGGAGGTGGCTGGAACTCCGGCAGCTACGGAGGTAGTTACGGAGGTAGTTACGGCGGTGGCTACGGTGGTCAGTCCGGATGGTGGAAGACAAAGTGA
- the LOC6537586 gene encoding uncharacterized protein LOC6537586 isoform X2 — MFTTSISIAVLHLLLLVSFGGAHTLPPVVQMGGAIVAAVEQDAEQEAAAEERQRVERQWLSMAETQLHSLIRDDLSPDAVNKMLETWSTEGRAIAKMVLLPLVLKWLTALSTSSFVMGKIALVTSGVLALKWILAGGHARDRLEIVHSHTPLVKGLHGSDLSSSGSSWIPIRQPFIPLVSKDHNLDNLYKPFL; from the exons ATGTTCACGACTTCGATCTCAATTGCCGTTCTTCACTTGCTCCTGCTGGTGTCCTTCGGAGGAGCGCACACCCTTCCGCCGGTGGTGCAGATGGGTGGTGCAATCGTGGCCGCCGTCGAGCAGGATGCCGAGCAGGAAGCCGCCGCCGAGGAGCGGCAGCGGGTCGAGCGACAGTGGCTATCGATGGCCGAAACACAATTGCACAGCCTGATAAGAGACGACTTGAGTCCAGATGCGGTAAACAAGATGCTGGAGACGTGGTCTACCGAAG GTCGCG CCATTGCCAAAATGGTTTTGCTACCCTTGGTCCTCAAATGGCTGACGGCGCTTTCGACCTCATCGTTTGTCATGGGCAAAATCGCATTGGTCACATCCGGTGTTTTGGCTCTGAAATGGATTTTGGCTGGAGGACATGCACGCGATCGTCTGGAGATAGTTCACTCTCATACACCACTCGTTAAAGGATTACACGGCAGTGATTTGTCCTCAAGTGGAAGCAGTTGGATACCTATTCGACAGCCCTTTATACCTTTGGTATCCAAAGACCATAACCTTGACAATCTTTATAAGCCATTTTTATAG